From a region of the Candidatus Methanoperedens sp. genome:
- a CDS encoding mRNA surveillance protein pelota codes for MKVLKKELRFNEGEISLITESLDDLWHLKYILEPHDIVYAFTKRRIEGATDKLRPEKADKKTIRLGIEVEKVEFHRFSNRLRVHGIIAEGGIDAGAYHTLNIEEGTNLSIIKQWKNDQLERLREAELAARRPRVIIATIEEGEACIGVVRQYGVEESSSLEQSLGKGEGNKRNEFFGEFASQLKWAAEKVEAVILAGPGFTKEDFLDFLKTKEPELAKKILLEDTSSIGVSGFQEVLRRGAVDRIMEESRIGREAKLIEELMKEISIEGKAAYGMEEVRNAQSMGAIETLLITDELLRTEREGKTIDIFLKDVEHSQGRIVVFSTEFEPGKKLESLGGIAALLRFKVAA; via the coding sequence ATGAAGGTCTTGAAAAAAGAACTCAGGTTCAATGAAGGGGAGATTTCACTTATTACCGAATCCCTGGACGATCTCTGGCATCTCAAATATATCCTTGAGCCACACGACATCGTTTACGCATTCACCAAACGGCGAATAGAAGGCGCCACAGACAAACTGAGGCCCGAAAAGGCTGATAAAAAAACCATCCGCCTTGGAATAGAGGTTGAGAAAGTCGAGTTCCACAGGTTCTCAAACCGCCTGCGCGTGCACGGGATTATTGCAGAGGGGGGGATTGATGCAGGCGCTTATCACACGCTTAACATCGAGGAAGGGACTAATCTTTCAATAATCAAGCAATGGAAGAACGACCAGCTTGAAAGGCTCAGGGAAGCCGAGCTTGCAGCCAGGCGCCCCAGGGTAATAATCGCAACAATAGAGGAAGGAGAGGCTTGCATAGGAGTGGTGAGGCAGTACGGGGTGGAGGAATCCTCGTCGCTTGAGCAGTCGCTTGGGAAAGGCGAAGGCAATAAACGGAACGAGTTCTTCGGTGAATTTGCGTCGCAATTAAAATGGGCAGCGGAAAAGGTGGAAGCTGTGATCCTTGCCGGACCAGGGTTCACGAAAGAGGATTTTCTGGATTTTTTAAAGACAAAAGAACCTGAACTTGCAAAAAAAATACTTCTTGAGGATACCTCCTCCATCGGTGTATCTGGTTTCCAGGAGGTGCTGCGGCGCGGCGCAGTTGACAGGATAATGGAGGAATCCAGGATCGGAAGGGAGGCAAAACTCATCGAGGAATTGATGAAGGAAATATCAATAGAGGGCAAGGCTGCTTATGGTATGGAAGAGGTACGAAATGCGCAAAGCATGGGTGCTATCGAGACGCTGCTTATCACGGATGAGCTGCTCCGTACAGAGCGCGAGGGTAAGACCATTGATATTTTTTTAAAAGATGTTGAACATTCCCAGGGGAGAATTGTGGTATTCAGCACTGAATTTGAGCCGGGAAAAAAGCTTGAATCCCTTGGAGGCATTGCGGCGCTTCTCAGGTTCAAGGTGGCTGCATGA
- a CDS encoding CBS domain-containing protein produces MKVQDVMTKNPVFVHDSDFMTHARQVMRDRNYRTLPVVDSKKRVIGILNEKEILNIYSTKSNVTVEGYASEFPFVFPDAEMMQAARLMIESGLGRVPVLKSGQDKTLVGILSMVDIFRNLNLDKIPSKKVSEIMTTDVKTCSPKDNIAKVWLNMKETGFSGYPVVKNDELIGMVTRRNIIKAGYARIEREDEHGTKSTMSPSVEKIMSTPAYSLAPETGLKEAIQAFMKLDVGRLSVVNDGKLVGIVDRNDIIKAFV; encoded by the coding sequence ATGAAAGTGCAAGATGTAATGACAAAGAATCCTGTTTTTGTACACGACTCGGATTTTATGACACATGCGCGCCAGGTGATGAGGGATAGAAATTATCGTACGCTGCCTGTGGTGGATTCCAAGAAAAGAGTAATCGGAATCCTGAACGAAAAGGAAATATTAAACATATATTCCACTAAATCCAACGTTACTGTGGAAGGTTATGCATCCGAGTTCCCGTTTGTCTTTCCTGATGCGGAAATGATGCAGGCTGCAAGATTGATGATAGAGTCAGGACTCGGGCGCGTTCCAGTGCTGAAATCCGGGCAGGACAAGACACTGGTAGGCATTCTTAGCATGGTGGATATATTCAGGAACCTGAACCTTGACAAGATTCCCTCAAAAAAGGTTTCTGAAATAATGACCACCGATGTTAAAACATGCTCTCCAAAGGACAATATAGCCAAGGTCTGGCTCAACATGAAAGAGACAGGTTTTTCTGGATATCCAGTGGTAAAAAACGATGAACTCATAGGCATGGTAACCCGGCGCAATATAATCAAAGCTGGCTATGCGAGAATCGAAAGGGAAGATGAGCACGGCACCAAATCTACCATGTCCCCGTCTGTTGAAAAGATCATGAGCACTCCGGCTTATTCTTTAGCTCCAGAAACGGGTTTAAAGGAAGCGATTCAGGCATTCATGAAGCTTGATGTAGGCAGGCTTTCCGTGGTCAATGACGGAAAACTTGTAGGTATAGTTGATAGGAACGATATAATAAAAGCGTTCGTTTAA
- a CDS encoding DUF434 domain-containing protein produces MSLEHADADIRYLLDRGYPPGGAVAFVCNHYRLNDEARFLLSRAVISRSVAEKRRGKFLPCGAIKGNKILIDGYNIVIGMESVLNKEAFLCDDDVIRDIKGIFRNFKASENTQEAVELILQFLKENNPDYVSFILDSQISKSGLFAKMLKERIQDFGLIGEAKTSKHVDYDLKRSKDIVASSDGVIIDAAEKVVNFLSCLVSGYPHLGASVARISDFSGQIS; encoded by the coding sequence ATGAGCCTTGAGCATGCTGACGCTGATATACGCTACCTCCTCGACAGAGGCTATCCTCCCGGAGGTGCGGTGGCTTTTGTATGCAACCACTATCGCCTGAACGATGAGGCAAGGTTTCTTCTTTCACGGGCTGTTATCTCAAGGTCTGTTGCAGAGAAAAGAAGGGGGAAATTTCTGCCATGCGGTGCAATAAAAGGAAATAAGATCTTGATTGATGGATACAACATCGTAATCGGGATGGAAAGCGTTCTCAATAAAGAGGCTTTTCTGTGCGATGATGATGTTATCAGGGATATTAAGGGTATTTTCAGGAATTTTAAGGCTTCTGAAAACACCCAGGAAGCGGTTGAGCTTATACTGCAGTTTTTGAAGGAAAATAATCCGGATTATGTCTCGTTTATTCTGGATTCCCAGATCAGCAAGAGCGGTTTGTTTGCAAAGATGCTGAAGGAGAGAATCCAAGATTTTGGATTGATAGGAGAGGCAAAGACCTCAAAGCATGTGGATTATGATTTGAAACGTTCTAAAGATATTGTCGCATCAAGCGATGGGGTGATAATCGATGCCGCAGAAAAGGTGGTAAATTTTCTCTCCTGCCTTGTATCAGGATACCCGCATCTCGGGGCAAGTGTTGCCAGGATAAGCGATTTTTCAGGGCAAATATCATGA
- the rqcH gene encoding ribosome rescue protein RqcH, with the protein MKQEMSSVDVAAIIRELRPRLLDAKIEKIYQHSQDEMRIGLHIFKEGRANLVIEAGRRLHLTKHPETAQKFPQSFPMLLRKHLSGGRIADISQYDFDRIIELQIQRGEDRTILLIELFSRGNIILLDSEKRIILPLKSISFRDRKVIRGEVYELPQAQLSPVTATLDNLKEMFSRSDSDIVRTLATRMNMGGQYAEELCLRAGVEKNTLARQLGDVASLLSALSDVFKPLAADLKPNIVLKEGKPIDVLPFPLSQYEKNEKKYFGTFNEALDEYFSTGAEKKGAEVKEGKEIKPEKLGVYEYRLQKQMQALAKFRDEERNLVHKGELIYGNYQTIDGILNAIRTARDKGYSWDDIKSILKKSDMPEAGAIKSINPDKGTVNVTLDNEEVELDIKLSVTQNSQVYYDRSKKLSSKIKGALLAIEATKNLTGKEEAPKTRLKLPVHKQKWFEQFRWFFSSDGFLVIGGRDAESNENVVKKYLEKRDIFFHAHVSGSPAVVIKTEGKEVPETTLTEAAQFTVSYSGIWKSGQVSGDCYWVLPEQVSKTPESGEYVAKGAFVIRGKRNYYKDVMLGAALGIMLNEGKRLIGGPVSAIRNRAQFVIEVEPGEFNQNDLSKKIYRVLGDKFEDKKFIKTIASPDRIAMFLPPGGSRVKE; encoded by the coding sequence ATGAAACAGGAAATGTCAAGCGTGGACGTGGCAGCAATAATCAGGGAGCTGCGTCCCCGCCTTCTCGATGCTAAAATCGAAAAGATATACCAGCATTCTCAGGATGAAATGAGAATTGGATTGCATATTTTCAAGGAAGGAAGGGCAAATCTTGTAATCGAAGCCGGAAGGCGCCTGCACCTCACAAAACATCCTGAGACTGCGCAAAAGTTCCCTCAATCTTTTCCCATGCTGCTTCGAAAGCACCTGAGCGGAGGAAGGATAGCCGATATTTCGCAGTATGATTTTGACCGCATAATCGAACTCCAAATCCAGCGCGGCGAGGATAGGACAATACTGCTGATCGAGCTTTTTTCACGAGGCAATATCATTTTGTTGGACTCTGAAAAACGGATAATACTGCCGCTAAAATCCATCAGCTTCAGGGACAGGAAGGTGATACGGGGAGAGGTCTATGAGCTTCCGCAGGCGCAGCTAAGCCCTGTCACAGCTACGCTGGATAATTTAAAAGAGATGTTCTCTCGATCAGACTCTGATATCGTCAGGACTCTGGCGACACGCATGAACATGGGAGGGCAGTATGCTGAAGAACTCTGCCTCCGCGCCGGGGTTGAAAAGAATACGCTTGCGCGGCAGCTGGGCGATGTTGCATCTCTCCTGAGCGCTCTTTCGGATGTTTTCAAGCCTCTTGCCGCAGACCTGAAACCTAATATTGTACTGAAAGAGGGAAAGCCGATAGACGTACTCCCCTTTCCGCTGTCCCAGTACGAAAAAAACGAGAAGAAATATTTTGGCACTTTTAATGAGGCGCTGGATGAATATTTCAGCACGGGAGCCGAGAAAAAGGGTGCGGAGGTAAAAGAGGGAAAAGAGATAAAACCGGAAAAGCTCGGGGTGTATGAGTACCGGCTGCAGAAACAGATGCAGGCACTGGCGAAGTTCAGGGATGAGGAAAGAAATCTGGTGCATAAGGGCGAACTGATATACGGGAATTATCAGACCATCGATGGAATCCTGAACGCCATCAGGACTGCAAGGGATAAGGGATATTCATGGGACGATATCAAGAGCATCCTTAAAAAATCTGATATGCCTGAAGCCGGGGCGATCAAATCCATCAATCCAGACAAAGGGACTGTTAACGTAACTCTTGATAATGAAGAAGTTGAACTTGATATCAAACTCTCAGTGACGCAAAATTCCCAGGTCTATTACGATAGATCAAAAAAACTATCCTCAAAGATAAAAGGGGCGCTTCTGGCAATCGAGGCTACAAAAAACTTAACAGGAAAAGAAGAGGCTCCGAAGACCCGGCTGAAACTCCCTGTGCACAAACAGAAATGGTTCGAGCAGTTCAGGTGGTTTTTCTCCTCTGACGGGTTCCTTGTGATAGGCGGAAGGGATGCAGAGAGCAACGAAAATGTCGTGAAGAAATATCTTGAGAAGCGGGATATCTTCTTCCACGCCCATGTCTCTGGTTCGCCTGCCGTGGTCATCAAAACGGAAGGAAAAGAGGTTCCAGAAACCACGCTCACGGAAGCGGCGCAGTTTACGGTATCGTATTCGGGCATCTGGAAATCAGGACAGGTGAGCGGGGACTGCTACTGGGTATTACCCGAGCAGGTCTCAAAGACGCCGGAATCAGGAGAGTATGTGGCAAAAGGGGCTTTTGTGATCCGGGGCAAGCGCAACTATTACAAGGATGTCATGCTGGGCGCTGCTCTTGGCATTATGCTTAACGAGGGGAAACGACTGATAGGAGGACCTGTGAGCGCAATCCGAAACAGGGCGCAGTTTGTTATCGAGGTAGAGCCTGGGGAGTTTAACCAGAACGACCTTTCAAAGAAGATTTACAGGGTGCTTGGCGATAAATTCGAGGATAAAAAATTTATTAAGACTATTGCCTCGCCAGACAGGATTGCAATGTTTTTGCCGCCGGGCGGGTCGAGGGTGAAGGAATAA
- the ribH gene encoding 6,7-dimethyl-8-ribityllumazine synthase, translating to MSIKLGFVVSEFNRDLTIQMETLGKEHAAFLGASVEKILYVPGVFDMPLAVKKLAEDENIDAVVTIGCVIQGATKHDEIVIQHASRKIADLALEYKKPVTLGISGPGMSRLDAHERVEYAKRAVEAAIKMVKMLKE from the coding sequence ATGAGTATTAAACTAGGATTCGTGGTTTCAGAATTCAATCGTGATTTAACAATCCAGATGGAGACCCTTGGAAAGGAGCATGCTGCTTTTCTTGGAGCCTCGGTTGAGAAAATTTTATACGTCCCGGGAGTTTTTGATATGCCTCTGGCAGTAAAGAAACTCGCAGAGGATGAGAATATCGATGCAGTAGTAACAATCGGATGCGTTATACAGGGAGCAACCAAACACGATGAGATAGTAATACAGCACGCCTCACGGAAGATAGCAGACCTTGCTCTTGAATATAAAAAGCCTGTAACGCTTGGAATCTCAGGACCCGGCATGAGCCGGCTTGATGCACACGAGCGTGTAGAATATGCAAAACGGGCGGTCGAAGCAGCCATTAAAATGGTTAAAATGTTAAAAGAATAA
- the ilvC gene encoding ketol-acid reductoisomerase, whose protein sequence is MVKIFYEKDADLSGLKDKTIAVIGYGSQGAGQAQNLHDSGLDVIVGVRKGGESWAQAKTDGLTVMTMADAAKKGDLIQMLVPDEIQAAIYATEIAPNMSEGKTLCFSHGFNIHYNQIVPPRNVDVIMVAPKGPGFLVRRAYTEGIGVPALLAIYQDASGHAWDIGMAYAKGIGATRAGVIETTFREETETDLFGEQVDLCGGCTSMIKASFETLVEAGYQPEIAYFETLHELKLIVDLIHEGGLSKMWYYVSNTAEYGGLTVGPKIINEQSRQAMKEALRRIQSGEFAREFVLEGKTNRPVLSALERQENEHQIEKVGKELRAMMPWLKKD, encoded by the coding sequence ATGGTAAAAATATTCTATGAGAAGGATGCAGATTTAAGCGGATTGAAAGATAAGACCATTGCTGTTATAGGTTACGGCAGCCAGGGCGCGGGACAGGCACAGAACCTGCACGATTCCGGGCTGGATGTCATCGTGGGCGTGAGGAAGGGAGGCGAGTCATGGGCGCAGGCAAAGACAGACGGGCTTACGGTCATGACAATGGCTGATGCAGCAAAAAAGGGAGATTTAATCCAGATGCTTGTGCCCGATGAGATACAGGCTGCTATCTATGCAACCGAGATTGCGCCGAACATGAGTGAAGGCAAAACGCTGTGTTTCTCGCACGGCTTTAACATCCATTATAACCAGATCGTGCCGCCCAGGAACGTGGATGTGATAATGGTCGCACCAAAAGGTCCAGGCTTCCTTGTGAGGCGCGCATATACCGAAGGCATAGGCGTTCCTGCACTTCTTGCAATATACCAGGATGCATCAGGACATGCATGGGACATCGGCATGGCTTACGCAAAAGGAATCGGTGCCACGCGCGCAGGCGTGATAGAGACCACGTTCAGGGAAGAAACCGAGACCGACCTCTTTGGCGAGCAGGTTGACCTGTGCGGCGGATGCACGAGCATGATAAAGGCGTCTTTTGAAACACTCGTTGAAGCAGGATACCAGCCAGAGATTGCGTACTTTGAAACATTGCACGAATTAAAGCTCATAGTTGACCTGATACATGAGGGGGGCTTGAGCAAGATGTGGTATTATGTATCCAATACCGCAGAGTACGGCGGCTTAACTGTAGGTCCCAAGATAATAAATGAGCAGTCGCGCCAGGCAATGAAAGAAGCGCTTCGCAGGATACAGAGCGGTGAATTCGCCCGTGAGTTCGTGCTTGAAGGAAAAACGAACAGACCCGTTTTGTCCGCGCTTGAGAGACAGGAGAATGAGCACCAGATAGAGAAGGTCGGGAAGGAGCTTCGCGCCATGATGCCGTGGCTTAAGAAAGATTAG
- a CDS encoding RimK family alpha-L-glutamate ligase, translating into MKKIGIAVTDPHDWTGVALCNAVKHYGMNPVKFSFSEATSNISSGFIYAGKSDLTTLDAVVVRDLGPATNSDAAFRFDIICHLKELGIPVINSPEAIAKAANKYVSSFLFQRNGIPTPKTVVTNNMREAIGALSSFTCAVVKPVFGYKGIDVERVEDNDNGRRRLKALLEKNAFLYMQEFIPNPGRDIRVFVVDNRVVGSIYRVAPAGGWINNLSQGGSAKPCILTDEQKRLGLKATKVIGTVYAGVDIIEGDKDYVIEINGTPSGKGIFEACGVDVTMKIAEYLYHLI; encoded by the coding sequence ATGAAAAAAATCGGAATTGCAGTAACTGACCCGCATGACTGGACTGGTGTTGCTCTCTGTAATGCCGTTAAGCATTACGGCATGAATCCAGTGAAATTCAGCTTCAGTGAAGCGACCTCGAATATCTCATCAGGCTTCATATACGCAGGCAAAAGCGATTTAACAACACTCGATGCAGTCGTCGTTCGCGACCTCGGACCTGCCACAAATAGCGATGCTGCTTTCAGATTCGATATCATATGCCATCTCAAAGAGCTTGGAATCCCGGTTATCAACTCGCCTGAAGCAATAGCAAAAGCTGCGAACAAGTACGTCTCAAGCTTTTTGTTCCAGAGAAATGGCATCCCGACGCCGAAAACTGTGGTTACAAACAACATGCGTGAGGCTATCGGTGCGCTCTCTTCCTTTACCTGCGCTGTGGTGAAGCCTGTTTTCGGCTATAAAGGCATAGATGTGGAACGGGTAGAGGATAACGATAATGGTAGGCGAAGGCTTAAAGCTCTGCTTGAAAAAAACGCTTTTCTCTACATGCAGGAATTCATACCCAATCCGGGCAGGGACATCAGGGTATTTGTGGTGGATAACAGGGTTGTGGGTTCGATATACAGGGTTGCACCAGCCGGAGGATGGATAAATAACCTGAGCCAGGGAGGCAGTGCGAAGCCCTGCATATTGACCGATGAGCAGAAAAGATTGGGCTTAAAAGCCACAAAAGTAATAGGCACGGTTTATGCAGGCGTGGATATTATAGAGGGGGATAAGGATTATGTTATTGAGATCAATGGAACGCCTTCCGGGAAAGGTATATTCGAGGCTTGCGGAGTGGATGTGACGATGAAGATTGCGGAGTATTTATACCACTTGATATAA
- a CDS encoding ATP-dependent Clp protease proteolytic subunit translates to MVTPKLLYVSEQTPQGPHTLDIYSRLLDDQKIFLTGDINEDTAESIIAQLLYLEAKEFEGDLHFYINSPGGVIAAGLAIYDTMQCIKCSIETICIGQAASMAAILLAAGAEGKRVAFPNARMMIHQPLGGAQGQASDIEIQAKEMNRIKKRLDEILVYHTGQPMKVIERDTDRDFFFTAEEAVEYRLIDRIVRAGEGVAKK, encoded by the coding sequence ATGGTAACACCAAAGTTGCTTTATGTATCTGAACAAACACCACAGGGTCCGCATACGCTGGATATTTACTCCCGCCTGCTTGATGACCAGAAAATATTCCTCACAGGTGATATCAATGAGGATACGGCAGAAAGCATCATCGCACAGCTTCTTTATTTAGAGGCGAAAGAATTCGAAGGCGATCTCCACTTTTACATAAACAGTCCTGGAGGAGTGATTGCTGCAGGTCTTGCCATCTACGATACCATGCAGTGCATCAAATGCAGTATCGAAACCATCTGTATTGGACAGGCAGCCTCGATGGCTGCGATTTTGCTGGCAGCGGGAGCCGAGGGGAAAAGGGTGGCGTTTCCCAATGCACGAATGATGATACACCAGCCCCTTGGCGGCGCACAGGGACAGGCATCGGATATAGAAATTCAGGCGAAAGAGATGAACAGAATCAAGAAACGTCTGGATGAAATCCTGGTTTATCACACAGGGCAGCCCATGAAGGTCATAGAGAGAGATACTGACAGGGACTTCTTCTTTACAGCAGAAGAGGCAGTGGAGTATAGGCTGATTGATAGAATAGTGAGAGCTGGTGAGGGAGTGGCGAAGAAATGA
- a CDS encoding CBS domain-containing protein: MEVKMPVKEIMTRDVVTIDIKSDVQHLARKLLEYDVGSVIITDKSQPVGIVTERDIVRKIVSRNLNPDDISIKELMTTPLLTIPATEDVTGAMHMMLKMQIRRLPVVETGKLVGIVTDMDLIAVSAEMGSIFSDLIKMHREKISIETPQKILRGICEECGDNVDNLFLVDGKLLCESCRETLE; the protein is encoded by the coding sequence ATGGAAGTCAAGATGCCGGTAAAAGAAATAATGACAAGGGATGTCGTGACAATAGATATCAAAAGTGATGTTCAGCACTTAGCCAGAAAATTGCTTGAATATGATGTTGGCAGTGTCATCATCACGGATAAAAGCCAGCCTGTGGGAATAGTCACAGAGCGCGATATTGTCAGGAAAATCGTATCCAGGAATCTCAATCCGGATGATATTTCCATCAAAGAATTGATGACAACTCCTCTTTTAACCATACCTGCAACAGAGGACGTCACAGGTGCCATGCACATGATGTTAAAAATGCAGATACGGCGATTGCCGGTTGTTGAAACTGGAAAGCTCGTTGGTATCGTCACCGATATGGATCTCATCGCAGTTTCAGCAGAAATGGGAAGTATCTTTTCCGATCTTATCAAAATGCATCGGGAAAAGATTTCGATAGAAACCCCGCAAAAGATTCTTCGCGGCATCTGTGAGGAATGCGGGGATAATGTGGATAACCTGTTCCTCGTTGATGGAAAGCTCCTTTGCGAAAGCTGCAGAGAGACCCTGGAATAG
- a CDS encoding S-layer protein domain-containing protein, which yields MLRLRTVLYLFLLIPVASAASDSLLNGTSIYLATGDSYGLYQGYVLTLKSVSGDSVWLQLTEDDNIVKSEIVAIKGYFTYNKTNRTILSIKVDNIYSGSSEQNLVSLFPVYQYTDPGKPLPNITRAIPKDTQNSVNDSSSVRISTPREPVFWSVGIVFILILLYIMRKYW from the coding sequence ATGCTCAGGTTGCGAACTGTTTTATATTTATTTTTATTAATACCTGTGGCATCGGCAGCCAGCGATAGCCTGTTGAATGGAACCAGTATTTATCTTGCCACAGGTGATTCCTATGGGCTGTACCAGGGGTATGTACTGACTCTAAAAAGTGTAAGTGGTGATTCTGTCTGGCTTCAATTAACAGAAGATGATAACATTGTAAAAAGTGAAATCGTGGCTATTAAAGGTTATTTCACGTACAATAAAACCAACAGGACGATACTATCTATTAAAGTTGATAATATATATTCGGGTTCATCTGAACAAAACCTTGTTTCGCTATTCCCTGTTTATCAGTATACCGATCCCGGGAAGCCTTTGCCGAATATAACAAGAGCAATACCAAAAGATACCCAGAATTCAGTTAATGACAGCTCATCTGTTAGAATATCTACTCCAAGAGAACCGGTATTCTGGTCAGTGGGAATAGTTTTCATTCTAATTCTTTTGTATATCATGCGTAAATACTGGTGA
- a CDS encoding phosphoadenosine phosphosulfate reductase family protein: protein MTHYLGELLLHWCPSCNLPVLGKTCACTAATKKIDITPPGDVRPAFQYDIDLINRTTEKQFGVQLIPMSRLVVLNKAPYEDRMDEVIFDGAVMGSLRFELEKMEWVFIPRLDGARLLASGKKWIIVDRGAVDFIIKGASVLAPGVNDADAGIMEDDEVIVLTPQKEVIATGRARMSAERMLTHEKGMAVKTRWNGKPQAIGQSYPEQKRTWDDAVQANIHILKKMEEKAHSFIKNVAETTNRPVTVSYSGGKDSLATVLLVRDAVPEFDILFADTGLEFRETVDNVRQIAEELSLPLKLRSSGESFWQAIDNFGPPTVEARWCCKVCKLGAITQIIEENYENGCLTFIGQRKYESEIRANSEHIWKNPWVGNQIAATPIQNWTALHVWLYLFWKKAKYNPLYEEGFDRIGCWLCPSASMADFSRLGEIHPELYEKLEKYLKEHALHNGLPQEWVTYGFWRWQVLPKSIRMMAEKKGINLVRKHEKKPVKFTVVVGYRPCRAGGVTAEGSFGMPLNLPLIEETGLLGVIGDTNSIDGVILTQRGEDNVHVYASGTVVARGSDAEKTRELIGLAEKTIRRALACTGCGVCVGQCEVRAISVNGTARLNGKCTRCGKCTWACPVVKFG from the coding sequence GTGACCCATTACCTCGGCGAACTCCTCCTGCACTGGTGCCCTTCCTGCAACCTGCCAGTACTCGGGAAAACCTGCGCCTGCACAGCTGCCACCAAAAAAATCGATATAACCCCTCCTGGTGATGTGAGACCCGCTTTCCAATACGATATTGACCTTATTAACAGGACGACAGAAAAACAGTTCGGGGTACAACTCATACCAATGAGCAGGCTCGTGGTGCTGAACAAGGCGCCCTACGAGGACAGGATGGATGAGGTGATTTTTGACGGCGCAGTGATGGGTTCGCTGCGCTTTGAACTTGAAAAGATGGAATGGGTATTCATCCCAAGGCTTGACGGGGCAAGGCTTCTTGCCAGCGGGAAGAAATGGATAATTGTGGACAGGGGTGCGGTAGATTTTATCATAAAAGGGGCTTCGGTGCTTGCGCCGGGCGTGAACGATGCGGATGCCGGCATCATGGAGGATGACGAGGTCATTGTACTGACGCCGCAAAAAGAGGTTATCGCTACTGGAAGAGCCAGGATGAGCGCAGAGAGGATGCTCACGCATGAGAAGGGCATGGCTGTAAAAACGCGCTGGAACGGCAAACCGCAAGCTATAGGGCAATCATATCCGGAACAAAAAAGGACATGGGACGATGCTGTGCAGGCGAATATACATATACTGAAAAAAATGGAGGAAAAAGCACACAGCTTCATAAAAAACGTGGCAGAAACCACCAACAGACCTGTTACAGTCTCGTACTCAGGCGGGAAAGACAGCCTTGCAACAGTGCTTCTTGTGCGCGATGCCGTGCCGGAGTTCGATATCCTTTTTGCCGACACCGGTCTTGAATTCAGGGAGACTGTTGATAATGTAAGACAGATAGCAGAGGAGCTTTCTTTGCCTTTGAAGCTGCGCTCCTCAGGCGAGTCTTTCTGGCAGGCAATAGATAATTTCGGACCTCCCACAGTTGAAGCCAGATGGTGCTGCAAGGTGTGCAAGCTCGGGGCTATAACGCAGATCATAGAGGAAAACTATGAAAACGGCTGCCTGACATTCATAGGCCAGCGAAAATACGAAAGCGAAATAAGGGCTAACAGCGAACATATCTGGAAGAATCCCTGGGTAGGGAATCAGATAGCTGCCACGCCTATTCAAAACTGGACAGCACTGCATGTATGGCTGTACCTTTTCTGGAAAAAGGCAAAATACAATCCTCTGTACGAAGAGGGATTCGACAGGATAGGATGCTGGCTGTGTCCCTCGGCAAGCATGGCTGATTTTTCTCGGCTGGGTGAAATACATCCCGAATTGTATGAAAAGCTTGAAAAATACCTCAAAGAACATGCTTTGCACAACGGGCTGCCGCAGGAGTGGGTGACATACGGCTTCTGGCGCTGGCAGGTTCTTCCAAAATCGATTAGAATGATGGCTGAGAAAAAGGGCATAAACCTTGTCCGGAAGCATGAGAAAAAGCCAGTTAAATTTACCGTGGTGGTTGGATACCGACCCTGCAGGGCAGGCGGGGTTACAGCAGAAGGCAGTTTCGGAATGCCGTTAAATCTCCCTCTGATAGAAGAGACGGGGCTGCTCGGTGTAATCGGAGATACAAACTCGATTGACGGCGTTATACTTACTCAACGCGGAGAGGATAATGTCCATGTTTATGCCAGCGGGACGGTGGTTGCAAGAGGCAGCGACGCAGAAAAGACAAGGGAATTAATCGGGCTTGCGGAAAAGACAATAAGGCGAGCGCTGGCATGCACGGGATGCGGTGTGTGCGTGGGACAGTGCGAGGTGCGGGCGATCAGCGTCAATGGAACAGCAAGGCTCAACGGGAAATGCACCCGCTGCGGGAAATGCACATGGGCATGCCCTGTGGTGAAGTTCGGGTAG